In Silene latifolia isolate original U9 population chromosome X, ASM4854445v1, whole genome shotgun sequence, the following proteins share a genomic window:
- the LOC141622913 gene encoding putative anion transporter 4, chloroplastic isoform X1 has product MTTTRLTITALPPLPSLSTDTRRNPSFLSPLTVTKRISPPLLSAAGIVSLLPSKPTLRRAPPPYLAGKYRALAAAGDGGGGEIETPSFIEFVTSERVKVVMMLGLALALCNADRVVMSVAIVPLSLTNNWSRSFAGVVQSSFLWGYLVSPIAGGALVDYYGGKTVMGWGVALWSLATFLTPWAAEKSLWALLFMRAMLGVAEGVALPSMNNMISRWFPQVERARAVGLAMAGFQLGSAIGLVLSPILMSRAGVFGPFVIFGLSGFLWVLVWLSATSSIPERSPQISAYELKYILAQRQKIPQPNATRKTSKAMTIPPFKRLLSKLPTWSLMVANAMHSWGFFVILSWMPLYFNSVYHVDLRQAAWFSAVPWTMMALVGYFGGACSDILIQRGLSITLTRKIMQSIGFFGPAIALFGLTTAKSPTIASAWLTLAVGLKAFSHSGFLVNIQEIAPQYTGVLHGLANTAGTFAAILGTVGAGYFVELVGSFKGFLWLTSFLYIVAALFWNQFSTGEQVNFDEADS; this is encoded by the exons ATGACCACCACTCGACTAACCATCACCGCCTTACCACCGCTCCCTTCTCTCTCCACCGATACTCGCCGGAACCCTAGCTTTCTCTCTCCTCTCACCGTCACAAAACGCATATCTCCGCCACTGCTCTCCGCCGCTGGAATCGTCTCTCTCCTCCCATCCAAACCTACCCTCCGCCGCGCTCCGCCGCCGTATCTCGCCGGAAAATATAGAGCTTTAGCTGCCGCCGGGGATGGCGGCGGCGGAGAGATAGAAACGCCGAGTTTCATTGAATTTGTAACGTCGGAAAGAGTGAAGGTTGTGATGATGCTTGGATTAGCTTTAGCTTTATGTAATGCTGATCGTGTTGTTATGTCCGTCGCTATTGTTCCGCTTTCTCTTACTAATAACTGGAGTCGTTCTTTCGCCGGCGTTGTTCAg TCATCTTTCCTGTGGGGCTACCTTGTGTCCCCTATTGCTGGTGGAGCTCTTGTTGATTACTATGGCGGGAAGACTGTGATGGGATGGGGTGTTGCTTTATGGTCACTTGCTACCTTTCTTACTCCGTGGGCAGCAGAGAAGTCTCTCTGGGCTCTGCTTTTCATGCGAGCTATGCTTGGTGTCGCAGAAGGTGTTGCTCTTCCTTCAATGAACAACATGATATCGAG ATGGTTTCCTCAGGTAGAACGAGCAAGAGCTGTTGGCCTAGCGATGGCTGGATTTCAACTTGGAAGTGCTATTGGTCTTGTACTGTCTCCAATTCTCATGTCTAGAGCTGGTGTGTTTGGTCCATTTGTGATATTTGGATTATCTGGATTTCTATGGGTTTTGGTATGGTTGTCTGCTACATCCAGTATTCCAGAGAGAAGCCCTCAGATATCTGCGTATGAACTGAAGTACATACTTGCACAGCGGCAAAAGATTCCCCAACCTAATGCCACCAGGAAGACATCAAAGGCTATGACAATCCCTCCTTTCAAACGGCTGCTGTCCAAGCTTCCTACGTGGTCGCTTATGGTAGCAAATGCTATGCATAGCTGG GGGTTCTTTGTTATACTTTCATGGATGCCCTTGTATTTTAACAGT GTATACCATGTTGATCTTAGACAAGCAGCATGGTTTAGTGCTGTTCCATGGACTATGATGGCTCTTGTGGGATATTTTGGAGGCGCTTGCTCCGACATTTTGATCCAGCGTGGTCTAAGTATCACTTTGACTAGAAAAATCATGCAG TCCATAGGATTCTTTGGTCCTGCCATTGCTCTTTTTGGACTAACAACTGCTAAAAGCCCGACTATCGCTTCTGCCTGGCTTACATTAGCTGTTGGGCTAAAGGCCTTCAGTCATTCTGGTTTTCTTGTAAATATTCAG GAAATCGCACCACAATATACTGGTGTCTTACATG GCTTGGCCAACACAGCTGGAACTTTTGCTGCCATTCTAGGAACAGTAGGAGCTGGATATTTTGTTGAACTTGTAGGTTCGTTCAAAGGATTTCTGTGGCTTACGTCTTTCTTGTACATCGTTGCTGCTTTATTCTGGAATCAATTTTCAACCGGGGAGCAAGTAAATTTTGATGAAGCTG
- the LOC141622913 gene encoding putative anion transporter 4, chloroplastic isoform X2 has product MGCCFMVTCYLSYSVGSREVSLGSAFHASYAWCRRRCCSSFNEQHDIEVERARAVGLAMAGFQLGSAIGLVLSPILMSRAGVFGPFVIFGLSGFLWVLVWLSATSSIPERSPQISAYELKYILAQRQKIPQPNATRKTSKAMTIPPFKRLLSKLPTWSLMVANAMHSWGFFVILSWMPLYFNSVYHVDLRQAAWFSAVPWTMMALVGYFGGACSDILIQRGLSITLTRKIMQSIGFFGPAIALFGLTTAKSPTIASAWLTLAVGLKAFSHSGFLVNIQEIAPQYTGVLHGLANTAGTFAAILGTVGAGYFVELVGSFKGFLWLTSFLYIVAALFWNQFSTGEQVNFDEADS; this is encoded by the exons ATGGGGTGTTGCTTTATGGTCACTTGCTACCTTTCTTACTCCGTGGGCAGCAGAGAAGTCTCTCTGGGCTCTGCTTTTCATGCGAGCTATGCTTGGTGTCGCAGAAGGTGTTGCTCTTCCTTCAATGAACAACATGATATCGAG GTAGAACGAGCAAGAGCTGTTGGCCTAGCGATGGCTGGATTTCAACTTGGAAGTGCTATTGGTCTTGTACTGTCTCCAATTCTCATGTCTAGAGCTGGTGTGTTTGGTCCATTTGTGATATTTGGATTATCTGGATTTCTATGGGTTTTGGTATGGTTGTCTGCTACATCCAGTATTCCAGAGAGAAGCCCTCAGATATCTGCGTATGAACTGAAGTACATACTTGCACAGCGGCAAAAGATTCCCCAACCTAATGCCACCAGGAAGACATCAAAGGCTATGACAATCCCTCCTTTCAAACGGCTGCTGTCCAAGCTTCCTACGTGGTCGCTTATGGTAGCAAATGCTATGCATAGCTGG GGGTTCTTTGTTATACTTTCATGGATGCCCTTGTATTTTAACAGT GTATACCATGTTGATCTTAGACAAGCAGCATGGTTTAGTGCTGTTCCATGGACTATGATGGCTCTTGTGGGATATTTTGGAGGCGCTTGCTCCGACATTTTGATCCAGCGTGGTCTAAGTATCACTTTGACTAGAAAAATCATGCAG TCCATAGGATTCTTTGGTCCTGCCATTGCTCTTTTTGGACTAACAACTGCTAAAAGCCCGACTATCGCTTCTGCCTGGCTTACATTAGCTGTTGGGCTAAAGGCCTTCAGTCATTCTGGTTTTCTTGTAAATATTCAG GAAATCGCACCACAATATACTGGTGTCTTACATG GCTTGGCCAACACAGCTGGAACTTTTGCTGCCATTCTAGGAACAGTAGGAGCTGGATATTTTGTTGAACTTGTAGGTTCGTTCAAAGGATTTCTGTGGCTTACGTCTTTCTTGTACATCGTTGCTGCTTTATTCTGGAATCAATTTTCAACCGGGGAGCAAGTAAATTTTGATGAAGCTG